From Coffea arabica cultivar ET-39 chromosome 2e, Coffea Arabica ET-39 HiFi, whole genome shotgun sequence, the proteins below share one genomic window:
- the LOC113731176 gene encoding uncharacterized protein: MIMVHRRSTAASFLEVFSLNPLPYPVLLFLGVICIFLGLQSYVSYESVVETAEVNLGWIMFAVPVVLIFLVRALSSMDSPERFFWGTSPWDRHRRMQYFRHPEGSSPWGVAAVILLLIVLLQFQSTFLDSWFI, from the coding sequence ATGATCATGGTTCACAGAAGAAGCACTGCAGCCTCCTTCTTGGAGGTTTTCTCACTGAACCCTCTGCCTTATCCGGTTCTGCTGTTCTTGGGAGTCATCTGTATCTTCCTTGGTCTCCAGTCGTACGTCTCTTACGAGTCAGTGGTAGAGACCGCTGAAGTAAACCTGGGATGGATAATGTTTGCCGTGCCGGTGGTCTTGATATTCCTCGTGCGGGCTTTGTCCAGCATGGACAGCCCGGAGAGGTTCTTTTGGGGTACTTCGCCGTGGGATCGGCATCGGAGGATGCAGTACTTTCGGCACCCGGAAGGGAGCTCGCCCTGGGGAGTGGCTGCCGTGATCCTGCTGCTGATTGTTTTGTTGCAATTTCAGTCTACTTTTCTTGATAGTTGGTTTATATGA
- the LOC140036726 gene encoding uncharacterized protein, translated as MKNKKRKQMHAHQKEEEEHQGPSKSSRVDSSQGTYEKQKTEAEDGKLLFNLEEVSPWRNLQLILLLQNKHIDLPTKLEVACKYVLLRTSIREDGDDSLEILDAVSMSRVVVFVSNWIESVLISSVKKTPEKGSEGHPETVGFCLDYRCWVILKFCLEESLKVNVSLNYSRDFLRVIDCISRDALACFSLELKDSKESALSSEGNELQETVLSCISLIFSSHNGVANANLDLWIMVTDTVLEIVRKVFSNKVADSKAGIFILQFSCYLLEPFAKFLRVHPARKNGFHDFIDRLLEPLMHLLDELRLSTCKDLGWSKNLLKLVEEISSQGLFHAAHIDGFLSLQSTGKYKKSDDGKSKERIFFIKSYHRKLFDKLEKIIACKNSLPLGGVGALFHLFVVCATKQKGVSSVSKVSRQLEDSAGHISERSSGSSNVALQTQNCSGSVSAVTRKSLFDFFGQIMESFLSHITMHLQAEWNVGTPLSDVLCVLIAANKLLASFKQENIYTRLEDISEGACMNFLRFIYETIMLLSVKIKHLMSSFGSNVRNQEVLILMAKEIVVAVHLLVEIEYEVVGDDLESLWGMMFTFASSSQSMVDVPDKHLLISEIHILGCALINLYSELRQVNTSRFALCKAARHLESAHKDGEACTSESYCSCSMSLSTLLCSLEFRLSIYNGFKSIPEGQVSGCIRLLTAEISESLKWLNAQLQLAPADDLSKPGCTDGGFSWFDLKAELLGRFLSEIYTLILDSMTVTSGNCNAVGSSIKDLMELMCHSSNSQDLLKPDIMDKFFSLVSGQSSSWGVGLENDSLSCWLLVFFFRLYLSCRSLYRRVISHVPPHTSKKMSETMGDPNAAYSGKDWLDGIVHNAEGYFSWIIQPSANLLTIINNVSRMYFQDTLAGCPPLVYVLNAMTIQRLVDLNRMTKSFEYLLARNDKLIAAEMIDDTRVSYKRGKKWRKRLLSMKQEAAGLTKFMMLCFSSLFKDQLTISYDSGLSKCLSIQNLQNDNAWDLNVGALDQKTLPAAMWLIACQHIDIWCRHASKKDLKQFLTHLINCSLLIGSGGNDKCRSHCINKVGHLRNVTTQQISLELLNDTGLYEQKFFRRHIASTFCQILEASLSSISADFGEGYLSSQHDWSEIIRALRNLSNIIHAKKSAKNAEICRIEDVAPSSNAEYALCNSLLNFLSWMPKEILGPKSFQSFANCILKLEQVAVGSLLGWYNTLLAGGHDEFFQLFLSCRRTLKSLLMASCEENMDYNHSSLISLLLEGSSPVLWLLESLLAVVGFQNASSEAVPSQLKDLLFSLMDHTSYMFLTVGKNRLQISLLFSGMDYNGQDNFAVGSQDTDLAEDEPHLDFCRDNDPCKSLALVANILRERMQNSLACFSQAYASENLGVLPEFQELKKLSPVISCIQGFLWGLASGLGNIDAENCKMRIRLSKCELEPLYKLNIFINTCAEYVSYFLQLFLLEDDSLAQNLAIAQKLDQPELDHPCLENEEVFDNRGADGNDVLHEEMPQVSEPFGNRGNNEVHYISDKSVVKGKSIPKNEDVESLLAKVQLFDSRCLRKTFLHELIRGDKSEEAYFLKQLFLAAAAILRLKLELGCTALLQNIMPILLGVSEVLLLEFARDVAPPPFSFVWLNGVIKFMEELGNCFPSSSPILSRKLYGKLIDLHLRSIGKCIVLQGKIATLSSKETGSSMEKPIEWLNFSESSISHESSCLDDFIARLRTSFRVLVQKSSELHLLTAIQAIERAVVGVQDGCLTNYEIHIGSLGCGKVSSVVAAGIDCLDSLIEFVTGRKRLNVVKRHIQSLVACLFNVVLHLQGPSIFQGNVNFDEGYTGPDSGSVILMCIEVLRRVTGKHALFQMDASYVGQSLNIPAALFQNLLQLQHSDSYSSTTSKTTDTCSLKITSGRILDGRYSLDLYAACCRLLCSLVKHHGSETQRCAALLEHSVSILLHCLEMVNIDPIVRGGNFAWEVQEGVKCACCLRRVYEEIRQQKDSLGRYCFQYLSCYIWVYCGFGPFKTGIRREIDEALRPGVYALIDACSADQLQHLHSVFGEGPCRSALAILQNDYKLYFQYEGKV; from the exons atgaaaaacaagaaaagaaagcaaatgcATGCCcaccaaaaagaagaagaagaacatcaGGGTCCTTCTAAAAGCTCCAGAGTTGACTCCTCTCAAGGAACATATGAAAAGCAAAAAACAGAGGCAGAAGATGGGAAACTACTGTTTAATTTAGAAGAGGTGTCTCCATGGAGGAATTTACAGTTGATTTTGTTGCTTCAGAATAAACACATTGATCTTCCCAC GAAGCTGGAGGTGGCTTGTAAGTATGTGCTGTTAAGAACATCTATAAGAGAAGATGGTGACGACAGCCTTGAAATTTTGGATGCAGTTAGTATGTCAAGAGTAGTAGTTTTTGTTAGCAACTGGATTGAGTCAGTTTTGATTTCTTCAGTTAAAAAAACTCCAGAAAAAGGATCTGAGGGTCACCCAGAAACTGTTGGCTTCTGTTTAGATTACAGATGCTGGGTGATTCTGAAATTCTGTTTGGAGGAGTCTCTAAAAGTTAATGTATCATTGAACTATTCAAGAGACTTTCTACGGGTAATTGATTGCATCTCACGGGATGCATTGGCATGTTTCAGTCTTGAGTTAAAAGATTCCAAGGAGTCAGCTTTGAGCAGTGAAGGCAATGAATTGCAAGAAACTGTGCTCAGTTGCATTTCATTGATATTTTCATCCCATAATGGCGTTGCAAATGCAAATTTGGACTTGTGGATTATGGTAACTGATacagtgcttgaaattgtcagaaaaGTTTTCAGTAACAAAGTTGCTGACAGCAAGGCGGGTATCTTCATCCTTCAATTCTCATGCTATCTGCTTGAGCCATTTGCTAAGTTTTTGAGAGTCCATCCAGCTCGTAAGAATGGTTTTCATGATTTTATTGATCGGCTTCTCGAGCCACTGATGCATCTATTGGATGAGTTACGTCTTTCTACATGCAAGGATCTAGGATGGAGTAAAAACCTACTAAAATTAGTTGAAGAAATTTCATCTCAGGGGTTATTTCACGCAGCTCATATTGATGGATTTTTGAGCTTGCAGAGCACAGGCAAgtataaaaaatctgatgacgggaaatcaaaggaaagaatattttttattaaaagttATCATAGAAAACTATTTGACAAGTTGGAGAAGATCATAGCCTGCAAAAATTCATTGCCATTAGGTGGCGTGGGAGCACTATTTCACTTGTTTGTTGTGTGTGCCACAAAGCAAAAAGGAGTTTCAAGTGTCAGTAAAGTTTCCAGGCAACTGGAAGATTCTGCTGGTCATATTTCTGAAAGGTCTTCTGGTAGCAGTAATGTGGCGTTACAAACACAGAATTGTTCAGGTTCTGTGAGTGCAGTAACACGGAAGTCTCTTTTTGATTTCTTTGGCCAAATTATGGAATCTTTTCTATCGCATATTACAATGCATCTTCAAGCTGAATGGAATGTAGGAACCCCCTTGTCAGATGTTCTGTGTGTGTTGATAGCAGCAAACAAGTTGCTTGCCAGTTTTAAGCAGGAAAATATATACACACGATTGGAGGATATTTCTGAAGGGGCATGCATGAATTTCCTGAGATTCATTTATGAGACCATTATGTTGTTGTCTGTCAAGATTAAACATCTGATGTCATCATTTGGTTCAAATGTTAGAAATCAGGAGGTCCTGATTCTAATGGCAAAGGAGATAGTTGTTGCTGTGCATCTCTTAGTGGAAATTGAATATGAGGTTGTTGGGGATGATCTAGAAAGCTTATGGGGGATGATGTTCACATTTGCATCCTCCAGCCAGTCTATGGTTGATGTGCCGGATAAGCACCTATTAATCTCAGAGATACATATTCTTGGATGTGCCCTAATCAATCTTTACAGTGAACTTCGGCAG GTTAATACCTCAAGGTTTGCTCTCTGTAAAGCAGCAAGGCATTTGGAATCAGCTCATAAAGACGGTGAAGCATGCACTTCAGAATCTTATTGTTCTTGCTCAATGTCATTGAGTACATTGCTATGCTCGCTGGAGTTTAGACTTTCCATCTACAACGGTTTCAAGTCCATTCCAGAAGGCCAAGTGAGTGGATGTATTCGACTATTAACTGCAGAAATTTCTGAATCCCTGAAGTGGTTGAATGCTCAACTTCAGCTTGCTCCTGCAGATGATTTATCAAAGCCAGGTTGTACTGATGGTGGTTTCTCATGGTTTGATTTGAAGGCAGAACTTTTGGGAAGATTTTTGTCTGAAATATATACTTTAATTCTAGATTCCATGACTGTCACTTCTGGTAATTGTAATGCTGTTGGTAGTTCCATCAAGGATTTGATGGAACTTATGTGCCACAGCTCAAATAGCCAAGATTTACTTAAGCCAGATATCATGGATAAGTTTTTCTCCCTTGTTTCTGGACAAAGTTCCAGCTGGGGGGTTGGATTAGAAAATGATTCCTTGTCATGCTGGCTCTTAGTGTTCTTTTTCCGTCTATATTTATCCTGCAGAAGCTTATATCGACGAGTGATCAGCCATGTACCACCACATACATCAAAAAAGATGTCAGAAACAATGGGTGACCCTAATGCAGCTTACTCCGGGAAGGATTGGTTGGATGGCATTGTTCATAATGCTGAAGGCTACTTTTCTTGGATCATCCAACCATCAGCTAATCTTCTTACCATAATAAACAATGTTTCAAGGATGTATTTTCAAGATACTCTGGCTGGTTGCCCGCCTTTAGTCTATGTTTTAAATGCCATGACTATTCAGAGACTTGTTGATTTAAACAGGATGACGAAATCCTTTGAATATTTGCTTGCAAGAAATGATAAGTTAATTGCGGCAGAGATGATTGATGATACTAGAGTATCATATAAGAGAGGTAAAAAGTGGAGGAAGCGTCTCTTGAGTATGAAGCAAGAGGCTGCTGGGCTGACTAAATTCATGATGTTATGTTTCTCGTCATTGTTTAAGGACCAGTTAACTATCTCATATGATAGTGGACTTTCTAAATGCTTATCCATCCAAAATCTTCAGAATGACAATGCATGGGACCTTAATGTTGGTGCTCTGGACCAAAAGACATTACCAGCTGCAATGTGGTTGATTGCTTGTCAGCATATTGATATCTGGTGCAGACATGCTTCTAAGAAAGACCTTAAGCAATTTCTCACACATTTGATCAACTGTTCCCTTCTTATTGGAAGTGGTGGTAACGACAAATGTAGATCACACTGCATTAACAAGGTTGGCCATCTGAGGAATGTTACCACACAGCAAATCTCGCTTGAACTTCTGAATGATACTGGTCTCTATGAACAAAAA TTTTTTCGCAGGCATATAGCATCGACATTTTGCCAGATCTTGGAAGCATCCTTGTCATCTATTTCTGCTGATTTTGGAGAAGGTTATCTAAGTTCACAACATGATTGGTCAGAAATTATACGCGCTCTTAGAAATCTATCTAACATTATTCATGCCAAGAAGTCTGCGAAGAATGCTGAAATTTGCAGAATAGAAGATGTAGCTCCTTCCAGCAACGCTGAGTATGCTTTGTGTAACAGTTTGCTGAACTTTTTGTCTTGGATGCCAAAAGAGATTCTAGGTCCAAAATCTTTCCAATCGTTTGCGAATTGCATTCTCAAACTTGAGCA GGTTGCGGTTGGCAGCTTGTTAGGTTGGTACAACACCTTACTTGCAGGTGGTCATGATGAGTTTTTCCAACTGTTTCTCTCCTGTCGGAGGACCCTTAAAAGTTTATTGATGGCTTCATGTGAAGAGAATATGGATTACAATCACTCTTCACTTATTAGCTTACTATTAGAGGGTTCATCTCCTGTATTATGGCTTTTGGAGTCATTGCTTGCAGTAGTTGGATTTCAAAATGCTTCTTCAGAAGCTGTTCCTTCTCAACTGAAAGATTTGTTATTTTCATTGATGGATCACACATCATATATGTTTTTGACAGTGGGCAAAAACCGGTTGCAAATTTCATTGCTTTTTTCAGGGATGGATTATAATGGACAAGATAATTTTGCTGTCGGTAGTCAAGACACGGATTTGGCTGAAGATGAACCACATTTAGATTTTTGCAGAGACAATGATCCATGTAAAAGTTTAGCACTTGTAGCCAATATTTTAAGAGAACGCATGCAGAACTCACTTGCATGTTTTAGCCAAGCCTATGCAAGTGAAAACTTGGGAGTTCTGCCTGAGTTTCAGGAGTTGAAGAAATTGTCACCTGTGATATCTTGCATTCAAGGCTTCCTATGGGGTTTAGCTTCTGGGCTCGGCAACATAGATGCAGAGAATTGTAAAATGAGGATAAGATTGTCCAAATGCGAATTGGAACCTCTGTACAAACTAAACATCTTTATAAATACATGTGCAGAATATGTAAGCTACTTCTTACAGCTATTTCTTCTTGAGGATGATTCATTGGCTCAAAATCTAGCAATTGCTCAAAAACTTGACCAGCCAGAATTGGACCATCCGTGTTTGGAAAATGAAGAGGTGTTCGATAATAGAGGTGCTGATGGTAATGATGTTTTGCATGAGGAAATGCCACAAGTTAGTGAACCTTTTGGTAAcagaggaaataatgaagtaCATTATATTTCTGACAAATCTGTAGTGAAAGGGAAGTCCATTCCAAAAAATGAAGATGTTGAATCTCTTCTAGCCAAGGTTCAATTGTTTGATTCAAGATGTTTAAGGAAGACATTTTTGCATGAACTTATCAGAGGTGACAAATCAGAAGAGGCTTATTTTCTTAAACAGCTATTTCTTGCTGCTGCAGCTATATTGAGACTGAAGTTGGAGCTGGGTTGCACTGCTCTGTTGCAAAATATTATGCCAATTCTACTTGGAGTTTCTGAAGTCTTATTACTGGAATTTGCAAGAGATGTTGCTCCACCTCCATTTTCTTTTGTATGGTTAAATGGGGTTATCAAATttatggaagaattaggtaatTGTTTTCCTTCATCCAGCCCTATATTATCCAGGAAATTGTACGGGAAGCTGATAGACTTGCATTTGAGGTCTATCGGAAAGTGCATTGTTTTACAGGGAAAAATAGCTACTCTTTCTTCAAAAGAGACTGGGTCAAGTATGGAAAAGCCAATTGAGTGGTTGAACTTTTCTGAGTCCTCCATTTCTCACGAATCGAGTTGCTTGGATGACTTTATAGCTAGACTGAGGACATCATTCAGAGTTCTGGTTCAGAAATCATCAGAGTTGCATTTGTTAACAGCAATTCAGGCTATAGAAAGAGCTGTTGTGGGAGTGCAGGACGGCTGCTTGACAAACTATGAAATTCATATTGGCAGTTTGGGTTGTGGGAAGGTATCTTCAGTTGTTGCTGCTGGCATTGATTGTTTGGATTCACTTATTGAATTTGTGACAG GGCGCAAACGTCTGAACGTAGTAAAAAGACACATCCAGAGCTTAGTTGCATGTCTCTTCAACGTAGTCCTACACTTGCAGGGGCCCAGCATTTTCCAAGGAAATGttaactttgatgaaggttACACTGGTCCAGATTCTGGGTCAGTCATCCTTATGTGCATTGAGGTGCTGAGAAGGGTTACTGGAAAGCATGCTCTCTTTCAAATGGATGCCTCCTATGTTGGGCAGTCCTTAAACATACCTGCAGCATTATTCCAAAATCTCCTTCAGCTTCAACACTCCGATTCTTATTCTTCAACTACTTCAAAGACCACAGATACTTGCTCCCTAAAAATCACAAGTGGCCGTATCTTAGACGGAAGGTATTCCTTGGACCTATATGCTGCATGCTGCCGATTATTGTGCTCCCTTGTTAAGCATCATGGAAG TGAGACTCAGCGATGCGCTGCTCTTCTCGAACACTCAGTCAGTATTCTTCTTCATTGCTTGGAGATGGTGAATATCGATCCAATTGTGAGAGGAGggaattttgcatgggaagtgCAAGAGGGTGTTAAATGTGCCTGCTGTCTGAGAAGAGTATATGAAGAG ATAAGGCAGCAGAAGGATAGCCTTGGTCGCTACTGTTTTCAATATTTATCCTGTTACATATGGGTCTACTGTGGATTTGGTCCTTTTAAAACCGGCATCAGGAG GGAAATTGATGAAGCTTTGAGACCTGGTGTATACGCTCTGATTGATGCTTGTTCAGCAGATCAGCTTCAGCACCTTCACTCAGTATTTGGAG AGGGTCCTTGCAGAAGCGCTCTGGCAATCTTGCAGAATGATTACAAGTTATATTTCCAGTACGAAGGAAAAGTCTGA
- the LOC113731178 gene encoding probable alkaline/neutral invertase B, with protein sequence MSTLSADVSQNGTIKNVDSSSSVFELEEYDFSKLPDRPKNLNIDRQRSFDERSLTELPMGHSPCPPSRADNYYGALDHFDGFFSPSKRSLLNTPRSLFGYEPHPMIAEAWETLRRSLVYFRGQPVGTIAALDSSEEKLNYDQVFVRDFVPSALAFLMNGEPEIVKNFILKTLRLQSWEKKIDRFQLGEGVMPASFKVLHDPVRNTETLMADFGESAIGRVAPVDSGFWWIILLRAYTRSTGDSSLAEMPECQKGMRLILSLCLSEGYDTFPTLLCADGCCMIDRRMGVYGYPIEIQALFFMALRCALVLLKQDAEGKEFMERIDKRLHALSYHMRSYFWIDMKQLNDIYRYKTEEYSHTAVNKFNIMPDSLPEWIFDFMPTLGGYFVGNVGPSNMDFRWFCLGNCIAILSSLATPEQATAIMDLIESRWQELVGDMPLKVCYPAIEGHEWQIITGCDPKNIRWSYHNGGSWPVLLWLLTAACIKIGRPQLARRAIELAETRLSKDGWPEYYDGKLGRFIGKQARRNQTWSIAGYLVAKMMLEDPSHLGMVALEEDKHLKPVLRRSSSWTN encoded by the exons ATGTCTACCCTTTCTGCTGATGTTTCTCAAAATGGTACTATCAAGAATGTTGATTCGTCGAGTAGTGTTTTTGAACTAGAAGAGTATGATTTCTCCAAGTTGCCAGATAGGCCTAAGAATCTGAATATAGATAGACAGCGATCATTTGATGAAAGGTCACTTACTGAATTACCAATGGGACATTCTCCTTGTCCCCCGTCGAGGGCGGATAACTACTATGGAGCTTTAGATCATTTTGACGGTTTTTTTTCCCCCAGTAAAAGGTCTCTCCTTAATACTCCGAGGTCATTATTCGGATACGAGCCACATCCCATGATTGCTGAGGCATGGGAAACTTTACGCCGTTCATTGGTCTATTTTCGTGGTCAACCGGTTGGGACCATTGCAGCATTAGACAGTTCTGAAGAAAAACTCAACTATGACCAG GTGTTTGTCAGAGATTTTGTTCCTAGTGCATTGGCCTTTCTGATGAATGGAGAACCTGAAATAGTGAAAAATTTCATCTTGAAGACCCTTCGGCTTCAGTCATGGGAGAAAAAGATTGATCGATTCCAATTGGGAGAGGGTGTGATGCCTGCTAGTTTCAAAGTACTCCATGACCCAGTCAGGAATACTGAGACATTGATGGCAGATTTTGGCGAGAGTGCAATAGGAAGAGTGGCTCCCGTTGATTCTGGGTTTTGGTGGATCATATTACTTCGAGCATACACAAGGTCAACAGGAGATTCTTCTTTGGCTGAGATGCCTGAGTGTCAGAAAGGCATGCGGCTAATTCTCAGTTTATGCCTTTCAGAAGGATATGACACATTCCCAACTCTTCTTTGTGCTGATGGATGCTGTATGATTGATCGCAGAATG GGTGTTTATGGATACCCAATTGAAATACAAGCACTTTTTTTCATGGCCTTGAGATGCGCCTTGGTTTTGCTCAAGCAAGATGCTGAAGGGAAGGAGTTTATGGAACGGATAGATAAGCGTCTTCATGCTTTGAGTTATCACATGAGAAGTTACTTTTGGATAGATATGAAGCAGCTCAATGACATATATCGGTATAAAACTGAGGAGTACTCCCACACAGCAGTAAATAAATTCAATATCATGCCTGATTCTCTTCCAGAATGGATATTCGATTTCATGCCAACACTTGGTGGCTACTTTGTTGGAAATGTTGGCCCTTCAAACATGGACTTTCGTTGGTTTTGCTTGGGCAATTGCATTGCAATATTGTCATCCTTAGCAACACCTGAACAGGCAACTGCCATTATGGATCTTATTGAGTCTCGTTGGCAGGAACTTGTTGGAGATATGCCTCTGAAGGTTTGTTATCCAGCTATAGAGGGCCACGAATGGCAGATCATTACTGGATGTGATCCAAAGAATATTAGGTGGAGCTACCATAATGGAGGATCATGGCCTG TGCTATTATGGCTCCTGACAGCTGCATGTATCAAGATAGGACGGCCTCAGCTAGCACGGCGTGCCATTGAACTTGCTGAAACCAGGCTTTCAAAAGATGGCTGGCCTGAATACTACGATGGCAAACTTGGTCGGTTCATTGGGAAACAGGCTAGAAGaaaccaaacatggtccattGCTGGCTACCTGGTCGCAAAAATGATGCTTGAAGACCCTTCACATCTGGGAATGGTTGCACTTGAAGAAGACAAGCATCTGAAGCCTGTCTTGAGGAGATCATCATCATGGACCAATTGA